GAACTGCACAGCGCACTGCTCGGCTGCTGTATTCCTTCCGCGGCGGTCACCTCTTAAGTCATCGCACTGTTTCGAGGAGTGTTACGGCCAATTCGCGTGGCCCGAGTCACACCCCATACGCGACAAACTCAACCATGTGTCAGGTATCCGCACAATTGTGCCGCCGGGCAGGCAGCCCGGCGGCACATGATCCGCGCTCCCCGGCCGTACTGCGTCTCAGTGCTCGCGCGGCGCCGGAACGACGTGCTCCACTTCCAGGTGCCCGACGAGCAGCTGGCGCATGGCGGACTCCGCGCCGGTGGCGTCACCCACGGCGAGGGCGTCGACGATGCGGGCGTGGTGCCCGAGCGCCGCTTCCCCCGTCCGGTCGCAGCCCGTCACGGGGCCGCCGGAGACGTGCAGGGCCGCGGACACGATCCCGGAGAGGTGGTCGAGCATGCGGTTGCCCGCGGCCTGGATGAGCAGGGAGTGGAATTCACCGTCGGCGCGGGAGAACGTGATCGCGTCGCCCTGGGCCAGCGCGTGGCTCATGATCTCGATCATGTCGGCGAGACGCTGCTGGATGTCCTCACGCCCGTGGCCGGCGGCCAGCCTGGCCGCCAGGGGCTCGATGGTCCACCGCAGTTCGGTCAGCTCACGGCGCTGGTCATCGCGCTGAGGTCCGAAGGCGCGCCATTCGATGATGTCGGGGTCCAGCAGGTTCCAGTCACTGACCGGGCGCACCCGGGTGCCGACGTTGGGGCGGGCGCTGACGAGGCCCTTGGCCTCGAGGACCCGCAGGGACTCCCTGACAACGGTGCGGGAGACCTCGAACCGCTGGCCGATCTCCTCCGGAACGAGCGGACGGTCCGCCCCGAGGTCCCCGGAAACGATCATCTGGCCCAGCTGCTGGACCAGCTGGCCGTGGAGTCCGCGGCCACGGCCGGCCGCACCGCGCCGGCCCGTCCGTCCCAGTTCGGAATCGGCCCCGCCCCATGGGCGCAGGGCGGCGTGCTCACCGGCCGGCGGCTCCGTGAAGGGGTAGCGGTCGATATCGCCCGGTCCGGTCAGGCCGGAATCGGCGGAGCGGGCGGCGGTCGTCATGGTGTGCGCAAGGGTACTCACGCATCCTTTGTCGGCGCGGCTCGGCCAGCCCTTGAGGTCTTTGGTGAAAAGCACACGAAAGGGTGATCGTCACCCACCTCACAATTGACGCGTTTTCGGCACAAACTGCTTGTTTTCCAGGGAGTTGCGAACAGATGATCCTCTCGTCGCATCGCGGTGTTCACCAACGCGCCCGCCCGCGAAGGCCGGTGTACACGTACGCGCAGACCAGAACCGACAGGGACAGGGAGAGGGCCGCTCCGACGGGGCGAGTGACGATGTGCACGGCGGCCATGACCCACCGGTCCGCCTCATACGGCCATTGCATCCAGGCCAGTTCGCGCATTCTGGACGGCAGTCCGGCGATGGAACGGGCGGACGGCCCGGCAAGCAGCTTCTGCACCAGCGGCACCATGAGCACCGGAACGGCGAGTACCGCCGCCACCCCCGCGCCCGTCACCCGGAACACTCCGGCGGCGAGCAGTCCCGCCCATGCGCAGCCCACCGACAGGCCGGCCCAACTCGCCCCGAGTGTCAGGGCGTCCGGCGGGACACCTCCCAGGCCACCGCCGTACACGAGGCGCAGGACTCCGGCGTCCAGGAGGACGGCGAGCAGGGCGAGCAGCAGGGCGACGGCGCCGGACACCAGGAGTTTGGCCAGCAGGAGGCCGAGGCGGCGCGGCACCGTGCCCCGCCCCGCGGCGAGCGCCGGATAGCGGAACTCCTGGCCGAAGGAGAGCGCGCCGACGAGTCCGGCGCCGAAGGCGGCGGGCGGCAGCGGCAGGATGCCGGGCCAGGCGGCCAGCAGTTCGTGCGCCGGCGCCCGGCCGGAGCGGGCGAGCAGGACGGAGACCACGGCCGACACCAGCAGGACGGCCGCGATGATCAGAGTGGTCGACCTGACCCCGAAGAGGCGGCGCAGTTCGTACCGCAGGGGGCGCAGCGGTCCACGGGCGGGCCGTACGGAGATCGGGGGCGCGAGCTTCGAGACCGCCACCGCCGAGGCGGACCTCGGCAGCGCGCCGCCCGCAGGCGCGGGGTGCGGGCCGGGGTCGGCCGCCGGGCCGAGGTCGCCGGTCTCGTCGGCGAGTTGGTGGACGGGGACGCCGTGCCGGTACGCGGTGTCCCCGATCTCCGCGCAGCTGCTGCCGTAGACCGAGAGCCGGCTGCCGCTCTCGGTGACCACCTCGACGGAGCGCCGGGCGGCGCGGGCCTCCCGGTTGACGACGACGGCCAGGCGGGCGGCGTGCGGGGTCCGCACCACGACCCGGGGCCTCAGCCTCGTGCGGGAGAAGTCGGCGACGGCCTGGTCCGCGATCAGCCGCCCGCCGTCGAGGGTGACCACGCGGTCGGCCGTGGCGGCGGCCTCCTTGGGGTCGCTGGTGGTGTGCAGGACCGTACCGCCCTGTGCGGCATGCGCCCGCAGCAGACCGTGCATCCAGCTCCGCTCGCGCGGGGAGAGCCCGTGCGCCGGCTCGTCGAGCACGAGCGTGTGCGGGTCCCCCAGGAGTGCCGAGGCCAGGCCGAGCCGGCGGTCCATCCCCGCCGAGAGGGTTCTGATGCGCTGGTCCCCCAGCCCGGACAGGCCGACGACTTCGAGCAGTTCGTCCGCCCGCGTGGCGGGAACACCGGCGGCGGCACAGAGCATGCGGAGCTGGCCGCGCACCGTGCGGGCCGGATGGCCCGGTACATCGCCGAGGAGTACGCCGACTTCACGGGCGGGGTGGCCGATACGGTGCAGCGGCCGGCCACGGAAGTAGGTGACGCCCCGGCCGGATTCGAGCTCCAGCATCAGCCGCAGAGCGGTCGACTTGCCTGAGCCGGGGGCGCCCAGGAGTGCGGTGACACGGCCCGGCCGGGCCTCGAAGGTCAAGTCGTCCACGACCGGGGGCCGGTCGCGGCCGGGAGCGCTGGTGAGTCCGATGGCCTGGAGCATCGCTTCTCTCGCGGAGGGTGAGTCCGTTCGGCGGCTGGGCGGGTACCCCAGCAAGATAACTCGACATTTCAGACTTTTCGTGCAGCCGTGACACAGGGGTGTTCCTCTGTCCGGCCCCGGCGGCGGACCTCCCCCGGCCCGACCTGTACCGGCCCGGACAGGGACCCGCCCGTAGGCGGGCACACGGGCAGCCACGTCACCCGCGCGCCCGCAGGCGCGTTCCGCGGGCCGCTGAACGCGGATCACAGGCCGGGGATCGCGGTTCACGGGTCGCGGAACGCGGTTCGCGTACGGAGCCGCCGGGGAGGCGGGGCTTCCGGGACGCGCCCTCAGACCTCGGGCCGCAGCATCGGGGGGTTGAGCACCGTGGCGGAGCCCGCCCGGAACAGCTGGGCGGGCCGGCCGCCCTGCCGTGTGGTGGTGCCTCCCGACGGCACCAGGAAGCCCGGCGTGCCGGTGACCTTGCGGTGGAAGTTCCGGGGGTCCAGGACCACACCCCATACCGCTTCGTACACTCGCCGCAGCTCACCGACGGTGAATTCCGGAGGGCAGAACGCCGTGGCCAGCGAGGAGTATTCGATCTTCGAGCGGGCGCGCTCCACGCCGTCGCCGAGGATGCGGGCATGGTCGAACGCCAGTGAGGCCGACGGCTCGCCCTCGCCCCCGAAGCCGCCCTCCTCCGGACGCAGCAGGTCCTCGACCGGGGCCCAGCGGGCGCTGTTGGCGTCGCCACCGGCCCGGGGGGCGGGCAGATCGGGCGCCAGCGCCAGGTGCGCGACGCTGACCACCCTCATCCTGGGGTCCCGTCCGGGATCGCCGTAGGTCGCCAACTGCTCGAGATGCGCGCCGTTTCCCGCTGCCGGAGTGGTCGGGTCGTGCGCGCAGAGCCCTGTCTCCTCAGCCAGCTCCCGTGCGGCCGCCGCGCCGAGATCCTCGTCGGTACGGACGAATCCGCCCGGCAGCGCCCAACGGCCCTGGAACGGTGTCTCGCCACGGCGCACCACCAGTGCGCACAGGGCGTGGCGGCGCACGGTGAGCACAACCAGATCGACGGTGACGGCAAAGGGCGGGAAGGTCGACGGGTCGTAGGGGGCCATGCCGGAATCATAGTCGTCTTCCTGACGATAAACACTCCCTTCGTGATCTCGGACCCCGGAATCACCCCGGCTGCCCCGGCCACCCCGGCTGCCAGGGTGGCCGGCGGCCCGTCGCAGGACGGACCGCCGCGGCACGGGTCCGCCCTCTGGGGACGGGGCGTCGCGGGCGGGCCGGGCCCGGGGCGGGGCGCTGCGGGGCGGCTCGGCGCGGGGTGCCCAGGGCCCCGGGGTCTGTGGCGCGGTGCCTCGCGCCCTTGTCCGTCAGCGGTCGCTCCGGGTGCCGGGCCGCCGCGCCCGCCGCACCCGCATCCGGTGCCGGTCGCCGGTCGCGGCGGGGCCGGGCGTGCCGTACTCCTGTCGCCGGGCCGTCCCCCTCCGTGTGCCGCCCCGCGCCGGTACCGGGTGCCCGTCCGCCCGGTGGGGCGCGCGCCGCCGGGGCCCTGCGGCCCTCATGGGCCGGCCGGCCTCCGCCTGTCCGCCGCGTGGCTCCTCCCGCCCGTCACCGGGTTCCCCCGGCCGATCCCGCAGATCGCGTTCCTCACGGAGGCAGCGGCGCAGCGTCTCCGGGTCGAGTCCCCGGTTGCACGCCTGGTGCAGCAACTGCGCGAACGTGTATCCGGGATCGGCCCGGAGGGCGAGCCCCAGGGCGACCCTGGCACCGGCTTCGTCGCCGGTGGACCAGGACACCCAGCCCGCGAGGGTGAGCGGCGCGGCGGAGTGCTCCGCGTACGGGCCGGCGCAGCGGCGGGCCAGCGCCCGCCAGAGACGCAGTGCGGCGCCCGCGTCGCGGCCCTCCATCCACTCGGCCGCCCGGTCCCTGGTCTCCCTGTCCTGCAGGCCGAGAATCAGCGCCGCGGCCTCGTCGTGGCCGATCAGCCGGTCGTCCTCGGCGTCCGCCTCCCCCGGCCGGGAGGCCGGTGTCCGGCCGAGGCGTTCGATGAGCGATCCGGCGAGGGCGAGGGTCTCCGCGGACACCTGCCGCCGTCCTTCCGGATCGAGGATCCGGGACACCAGTGACGCCCCCGCGGCATCCAGGGCACGCTCCTGCCCGGCGGTGACGGACGGGTCCCCGGGCAGGTACCGCGTCTCCATGTCCCGCAGCGTTCCGCGCACCTGGATGCCCGCGTAGGCGGCCGCCGCGGCCATGACCGTCGTGCCCGGCAGGGCCAGCTGGTTGCCCTCGGCCGGGCAGCAGCGCGGGTCGGGACAGCAGTAGGACCAGTAGCGGCCGCCGGAGATGCAGAGCGCCTCCAGCACGGGGACGTCGTGCGCTCCACAGGCCGTGCGCAGATGCTGCGCGAAGGGCCTCAGCCGCTCCATCACCTGGTTGGCGCTCTCCCCTTCGGCGGGGTCCTGGCAGAGGAAGACGACGATCGCGTCGGGGCGCGAGTCCCGGAGTTCGCTGCCCTCGATCAGGCTCCGCGCGAGACGGCGGGCCACCGGGGCCCACTCCCCGGGTACCGGTGGGATCCCCATCCTCAGCCGCCCCCCGAAGCGGCCCCGGCCACCGTGGAGGGCCACCATCACGACGCTGTCGTCCGGATGAAAACCCATCAGGTAGGGCAGTGCGTCGGCCAGTTCGGCGGGTCCGCGCAGGGTGATCTGCTGCTCGTCGGAAGGCCCGGTGGATTCGGTCGATTCGGGGTGCTTGTTCATGGGACGACCGTCCCGCAGTCCGCTGTTTTCCGCGACCCCTGTGGATAACCGCCTTTATCCACAGGGGGACGCTGTCCACGGCACGGCCTCCGGGCCCGCCCGGCACGCCCGTTCCCGGGGCTTTCCGGGCTCTACGGCCCTGGCCGGGGCGGCCGTCCGGCCAGGACGGCCGCCCCCGCTCAGCCGGCCACCGCGAGCACCAGCGGGAGGACAGGCCCGGCTCCGGCCCGGCGGAGCAGCCGGGCCGCGACCGCGAGGGTCCAGCCGGAGTCCGTGAAGTCGTCCACCAGGAGCACGGGGCCGGCCGTGGCCGCCAGGGCGTCGGCCAGGTCCTCGGGGACCGTGAAGCTGCCCGACAGGGCCGCGAGGCGCTGGGCCGAGTTGCTGCGGCGAACGGCGTGCGTCCCGTCCGGCCCGGTGCAGGAGAGGGACCCCAGGAAGGGGAGCCGCCCGATGTCCGCGATGCCCCGGGCCAGGGAGCCCACCAGCTGCGGACGGACCGTGGACGGTACGGCGACGACTCCCACCGGCCGGCCCGTGGCGTCCGGGGCTCCTGTGCCGCCCGGGGTCTTTGCGCTCTCCGGGGCTCCTGGCGCCCAGCCCCCCGGAGAGCGCGACCAGTCGGCGAGGACCGCCACCGCCGCCCGCAGGACGTCGTCCGGGACCGGGCCGTCGGGCGCGTTCCCGGTGAGAAGCGGGCGCAGCCGGTTGCCCCAGCCGATGTCCGAGAGCCGCCCCAGGGCCCGCCCGGCGGAGCACTGCTCCTTGACCGGGATCCGCCCCTTGAGGTCGATGCCCAGCGCGGGCATCCCCGTCGGCCACATCCGGCGCGGCTCGACCTCCGCTCCGGGGCGGTCCAGTTCCTTCACCGCTCCCGTCAGCGTCTCCCGCGAGACCGAGGAGTCCGCCCACGCCCCCGCGCAGTTGTCGCACCGGCCGCACGGGGCGGCCCCCTCGTCGTCCAGCTGCCGGCGCAGGAACTCCATACGGCAGCCGGCCGTGCTCACGTAGTCCCGCATGGCCTGCTGCTCGGCGGCCCGCTGCCGGGCGACCCAGGCGTAGCGTTCGGCGTCGTACAGCCACTCGGCCCCGGTCGCCGTCCAGCCGCCCTTCACGCGCTTGACCGCCCCGTCCACGTCGAGCACCTTGAGCATGGTCTCCAGACGGGTGCGCCTCAGGTCCACCACGGCCTCCAGGGCGGGCACGGAGAGCGGCCGCCCCGCGCCGGCGAGCGCGGAGAGGGTCTGCCGGACCTGCTCCTCGGGCGGGAAGGCGGTGTCGGCGAAGTAGCGCCAGATCGCCTCGTCCTCCTTGCCCGGCAGCAGCAGTACATCGGCGTGCTCGACGCCGCGGCCGGCCCGGCCCACCTGCTGGTAGTAGGCGATCGGGGAGGACGGGGAACCGAGGTGGACCACGAAGCCCAGGTCCGGCTTGTCGAAGCCCATGCCCAGCGCCGAGGTCGCGACCAGCGCCTTGACCCGGTTCTCCTGGAGGTCGGTCTCGGCCTGGAGCCGGTCGGCGTTCTCCGTGCGTCCTGTGTAGGAGGCCACCGGGAAGCCGCGCTGCCGCAGGAACGCGGTGGCCTCCTCGGCGGCGGCGACGGTGAGCGTGTAGATGATGCCGGAGCCCGTCAGTCCGTCGAGGTGCTCGGCGAGCCAGGCCAGCCGGTGCGCCGCGTCCGGGAGCCGGACGACTCCCAGCCGCAGGCTCTCCCGCTCCAGCGGGCCGCGCAGCACCAGGGCCTCGCCCGCACCGGTGCCCAGCTGCTCGGCCACGTCGGCCGTCACCCGGGCGTTGGCGGTCGCCGTCGTGGCCAGCACCGGCACCCCGGGGGCGAGATCGGTGAGCATCGACCGCAGCCGGCGGTAGTCGGGGCGGAAGTCATGGCCCCAGTCGGAGATGCAGTGGGCCTCGTCGACCACCAGGAGTCCGGTCGTGGCGGCCAGCCGGGGCAGCACCTGGTCACGGAAATCGACGGAGTTGAGCCGCTCCGGGCTCACCAGGAGGACATCGGTCGCGCCCCGCTCGATCTCCTCGTAGACGGTGCCCCATTCCTCCGGGTTGGCCGAGTTGACGGTGCGCGCCTGGATACCGGCGCGCGCCGCGGCCTCGACCTGGTTGCGCATCAGGGCCAGGAGCGGTGAGACGATCACCGTCGGTCCGCAACCGCGCCTGCGGAGCAGGGCGGTGGCGACGAAGTAGACCGCCGACTTGCCCCAGCCGGTGCGCTGCACCACCAGCGCGCGCCGGCGCTCCTTCACCAGGGCCGCCACCGCCTGCCACTGGTCCTCCCGCAGCCGTGCCTCGCCCCGGGGCGCGCCCACGAGCTCGGCGAGAATCGTGTCGGCCTCACTGCGCAGCTCCACATCGTCCATGCCCCCATGCAACCCGATGACGAGGACGATCAGCCACTTTCCCCGCGTGACGACGGACTCATCCTCGTGCGCCGGGCCGGATCCGAGCCTGCTCCGGCCCGGTCCCGGGGTGCGTCCGCGGGCCGGCGCGGAGCGGAGCGGACGGACGGACTCCCCCGCCGGGAAACGGATGGACCCTCCCGCCGGGAATACGCGTCCGTCCCACCGGGAGTACGCGTCCGCCGCGCCGGGAGTACGTGTCCGCCGCGCCGGGAGGTAGGCGTCCGCCCCCGCCCCGCCCTCCGGCCGGGCCCGTCGGCGGCGGCCACACGAACGGGCAGGACTATTCATGCCATTCGGTCCGATACCAGTCAGCGGCCTCAATTGCTCGTTGCCGCCCGCCGGTACGCCAGGAAGAATTGGAGACGCTCCCCGCACGGTCTTTTCGCGGGCCCGAAAAGGGCTGTGCCGCGGCGCGCCCTCACTCGACCCTGCCCGCACCGTGGGCGCGTAGCGAAGGGAGGACCATGACCTTCGGATTCGCTCCGTCCGCGGCCACGTCACTGTCCGCGTCCCCGGTTCCCGCGGGCTCCGTCGGCAATCTCGCCCGGACGCTCGAACCGGCCGAGTGGGCAGCCGCCGGGATACCCCTGCTCCGCAGCCCGCGCGAGGTGGTCAGCGGCCTGCACGCCAGGCACCGGCCGGCTCCCGCCACGGCCGTCGTGGCCGTCCTCGACCACGAGGAGCGGCTCATCGCCAGTGCCTCGTTCGCCCGGCGCGCCACCGTGGCCGCCGACGGCTGGGAGTTCCGCAATGCCCTGCTGGCCCACCTGCGGCGGGTCGTCCCGCACGATCTGCGCCGCCGCACCCCGGTGCGTACCGCCGTCCTCGTCTACTGCCGGGAGGGCGACGAGCGGTGGACGGAGGAGGACGGGGCGTGGATGTGGGGGCTGCGGGACGCCTGCACCCTGCACGGTCTGCGCTGCGGCGCCTACATCACCCTGACGCGCGGTGGCTGGAACGTGCTCGGTGAGGGCCGGGGCGGCCGCAGGCCCAGCTCGATGTCCCAGCCGCTGGAGCTCGCCGACACGGCGGCGGACAGCGATCCCGTCCCGCTGCGGACCGGCGGCGGGGCGGCGGAGGCCCTGCGCCGGACCGCCGCCCGGTGAGAGCGGCGGACCGGCGGGCACGGCCGGTGGGGGCACCGGTCCGAAGGCCCGTCCGGGTCCCGGCCGCCCTGGACGGCCGGGACCCGGACGGATGCCTCAGACGCCCGCGCCGAGCGCGGAGTTGACGGTCTGAGGGTCCCCGCACACGATCAGCAGAGCGTCGGCGCGCTCCCGCGCGGCCGTCAGCGCGCGCGAGGTGGCGTCGCTCTCGCCTCCGTCGACGGCGACGACGATCACCGGGCGCCGCGCGCAGCGCCCGGCGTCGGACGCGTGCGCGAAGAAGACGTCGTCACCGGCGTCGTGCTGGGCCCAGTACGCGCTCTCGCCGAACGAGAGCTCGTGGGCGGCCCAGGGGTGCCGGCCGCCCGTGGTCACCACCAGGATGTCGCCGGGGGCGCGGCCGGAGTCGAGCAGCAGGTCCACCGCCTCGTCGGCGGCGTCGAGGGCGCCGTCGGCAGAGGCCGGGATCAGCTGGAGCTGCGCCGCGGAACGGTTTTCCGGGCGGCCCGGCCGGGCGGCCGGACGGGCCGCGGCGGCAGGGGCGGGTACGGGACGCGGGCGCGGCGCGGCGGGCACGGGACGCGCGGGGCCGGAACCGGGGTTTCCGGGTCGCGGGGTGGCCGCGGAACGCGGTCCGGGTACGGGGCGGGGGGTCGGCGCGGTACGGCCGGCGGCCGGAGTGACGCGGGGACCCTGGGCGCTCTCGGGAATCGGAGGCTCCTCGGGGATAAGAGGCAGGAATGGTTGTCGGTCGGACACCGGCGCTTCGGGCCGGGTGGGATACGCCTTGCGATCAGAAGTCGAAGCCGAGCTGGCCCCCGCTTTCCAGTGCAGCCGCCTCGGCGGAGAAACGGACCTTCTTCAGGTGCTGCCACCGGGGCAGCGCGTCGAGGTAGGACCAGCTGAGGCGGTGGTGGGGCGTCGGCCCCCACCGCTCCAGCGCGGCCCGGTGGACCGGCGAGGGGTAGCCGGCGTTGGCGTCGAAGGCGAAGTCCGCGTACCGGTCCGCTTCCGCGCCGAGTCCGGCCATCATCGTGTCCCTGCGGACCTTGGCGATCACCGAGGCGGCGGCGACGGCGATACAGGACTGGTCGCCCTTGATCACCGTGCGCACGGTCCAGGGGTCCCCGAGGTAGTCGTGCTTGCCGTCGAGGATCACGGCGTCCGGCCTCACGGGCAGCTCTTCGAGCGCCCGGACCGCCGCCAGGCGCAGCGCGGCCGTCATACCGAGCTCGTCGATCTCGCCCGGCGAGGCGTGGCCCAGCCCGAAGGCGGTGACCCATGCCTCCAGCAGCGGCGCGAGTGCGGCGCGGCGCCTGGGGCTGATCAGCTTGGAGTCGGTGAGGCCCTCGGGGGGCCGGCGGAGGCCGGTGACGGCCGCGCACACGGTCACGGGGCCCGCCCACGCTCCGCGTCCGACCTCGTCGACACCGGCGACGATCCTGGCGCCGGAAGTGGCGCGCAGCGAGCGCTCGACGGTATGCGTGGGTGGTTCGTACGGCATGGCGCCAGCCAGAGTACGCCGACGGCCACGGCAAGAACACCCCGGGGCACCCCTCGGCCACACGTTCCACGCCGCGTCGCGCCGGGAGCCGGTACCGGCAGCCGTCCACGCCGGTCCCACGCCGCCCGCACGGCGGCGTTCCGGCCGCGTCCGGGCCCCGCCGGCACGGGCGGCCGGCGGGGCCCGGAAGGGGCTGCGGGGGCGCTGCCGTACGGCGGCCGGGCGGGGCGGCCGCCGTACGGACCGCTCCGCCCGCCCGGCCCGGTGACGGTGTTTCAGCTGTGCGCGTCCGGCCGGCGCACCGCGATCGGGGCTCAGTACGGGTCGTAGGCGTCCGGGTCCTCGCGGGAGTCCCCGTCGGCGTCCCGCTCGCCGAACCCCGGGACCGCGCCGTAGCACCAGGAGCCGTGCTCCTTCGCCGGCCTCTTCTCCAGGATGTCCCGGGCCCGCGCCTCGCCCAGGCTCGTCGCGTACCAGGGTTCGCCGGACGCGGCGAGGATGCGCTCGATCCGCTCCAGCGAACAGGAGCGCAGCGGTTCCGGCAGCTTGTCCAGGGCGGGTACCGCGTCGGCCGAGAGGTCGCGGAGGTAGCCGATGTCGATCGGCTTCCCGTCCTCGTACCGCTGGACGTTCTGGCCGGCGATGACCCCGTCGGGCGAGGCCAGCCCGAAGGCGAGCACCCCCGCGGCGGCGCTCACCGCGACGGCCCTCGGCAGCAGCCTGGCTCCGAGGACGCCCGCCAGGAGGATCAGCAGGACCACCACGCCGAGCCAGAG
This DNA window, taken from Streptomyces nitrosporeus, encodes the following:
- a CDS encoding ribonuclease HII yields the protein MPYEPPTHTVERSLRATSGARIVAGVDEVGRGAWAGPVTVCAAVTGLRRPPEGLTDSKLISPRRRAALAPLLEAWVTAFGLGHASPGEIDELGMTAALRLAAVRALEELPVRPDAVILDGKHDYLGDPWTVRTVIKGDQSCIAVAAASVIAKVRRDTMMAGLGAEADRYADFAFDANAGYPSPVHRAALERWGPTPHHRLSWSYLDALPRWQHLKKVRFSAEAAALESGGQLGFDF
- a CDS encoding DUF4192 domain-containing protein; protein product: MNKHPESTESTGPSDEQQITLRGPAELADALPYLMGFHPDDSVVMVALHGGRGRFGGRLRMGIPPVPGEWAPVARRLARSLIEGSELRDSRPDAIVVFLCQDPAEGESANQVMERLRPFAQHLRTACGAHDVPVLEALCISGGRYWSYCCPDPRCCPAEGNQLALPGTTVMAAAAAYAGIQVRGTLRDMETRYLPGDPSVTAGQERALDAAGASLVSRILDPEGRRQVSAETLALAGSLIERLGRTPASRPGEADAEDDRLIGHDEAAALILGLQDRETRDRAAEWMEGRDAGAALRLWRALARRCAGPYAEHSAAPLTLAGWVSWSTGDEAGARVALGLALRADPGYTFAQLLHQACNRGLDPETLRRCLREERDLRDRPGEPGDGREEPRGGQAEAGRPMRAAGPRRRAPHRADGHPVPARGGTRRGTARRQEYGTPGPAATGDRHRMRVRRARRPGTRSDR
- a CDS encoding NUDIX hydrolase — protein: MAPYDPSTFPPFAVTVDLVVLTVRRHALCALVVRRGETPFQGRWALPGGFVRTDEDLGAAAARELAEETGLCAHDPTTPAAGNGAHLEQLATYGDPGRDPRMRVVSVAHLALAPDLPAPRAGGDANSARWAPVEDLLRPEEGGFGGEGEPSASLAFDHARILGDGVERARSKIEYSSLATAFCPPEFTVGELRRVYEAVWGVVLDPRNFHRKVTGTPGFLVPSGGTTTRQGGRPAQLFRAGSATVLNPPMLRPEV
- a CDS encoding ATP-binding cassette domain-containing protein, with translation MLQAIGLTSAPGRDRPPVVDDLTFEARPGRVTALLGAPGSGKSTALRLMLELESGRGVTYFRGRPLHRIGHPAREVGVLLGDVPGHPARTVRGQLRMLCAAAGVPATRADELLEVVGLSGLGDQRIRTLSAGMDRRLGLASALLGDPHTLVLDEPAHGLSPRERSWMHGLLRAHAAQGGTVLHTTSDPKEAAATADRVVTLDGGRLIADQAVADFSRTRLRPRVVVRTPHAARLAVVVNREARAARRSVEVVTESGSRLSVYGSSCAEIGDTAYRHGVPVHQLADETGDLGPAADPGPHPAPAGGALPRSASAVAVSKLAPPISVRPARGPLRPLRYELRRLFGVRSTTLIIAAVLLVSAVVSVLLARSGRAPAHELLAAWPGILPLPPAAFGAGLVGALSFGQEFRYPALAAGRGTVPRRLGLLLAKLLVSGAVALLLALLAVLLDAGVLRLVYGGGLGGVPPDALTLGASWAGLSVGCAWAGLLAAGVFRVTGAGVAAVLAVPVLMVPLVQKLLAGPSARSIAGLPSRMRELAWMQWPYEADRWVMAAVHIVTRPVGAALSLSLSVLVCAYVYTGLRGRARW
- a CDS encoding RecQ family ATP-dependent DNA helicase, with the translated sequence MDDVELRSEADTILAELVGAPRGEARLREDQWQAVAALVKERRRALVVQRTGWGKSAVYFVATALLRRRGCGPTVIVSPLLALMRNQVEAAARAGIQARTVNSANPEEWGTVYEEIERGATDVLLVSPERLNSVDFRDQVLPRLAATTGLLVVDEAHCISDWGHDFRPDYRRLRSMLTDLAPGVPVLATTATANARVTADVAEQLGTGAGEALVLRGPLERESLRLGVVRLPDAAHRLAWLAEHLDGLTGSGIIYTLTVAAAEEATAFLRQRGFPVASYTGRTENADRLQAETDLQENRVKALVATSALGMGFDKPDLGFVVHLGSPSSPIAYYQQVGRAGRGVEHADVLLLPGKEDEAIWRYFADTAFPPEEQVRQTLSALAGAGRPLSVPALEAVVDLRRTRLETMLKVLDVDGAVKRVKGGWTATGAEWLYDAERYAWVARQRAAEQQAMRDYVSTAGCRMEFLRRQLDDEGAAPCGRCDNCAGAWADSSVSRETLTGAVKELDRPGAEVEPRRMWPTGMPALGIDLKGRIPVKEQCSAGRALGRLSDIGWGNRLRPLLTGNAPDGPVPDDVLRAAVAVLADWSRSPGGWAPGAPESAKTPGGTGAPDATGRPVGVVAVPSTVRPQLVGSLARGIADIGRLPFLGSLSCTGPDGTHAVRRSNSAQRLAALSGSFTVPEDLADALAATAGPVLLVDDFTDSGWTLAVAARLLRRAGAGPVLPLVLAVAG
- a CDS encoding FadR/GntR family transcriptional regulator, which codes for MTTAARSADSGLTGPGDIDRYPFTEPPAGEHAALRPWGGADSELGRTGRRGAAGRGRGLHGQLVQQLGQMIVSGDLGADRPLVPEEIGQRFEVSRTVVRESLRVLEAKGLVSARPNVGTRVRPVSDWNLLDPDIIEWRAFGPQRDDQRRELTELRWTIEPLAARLAAGHGREDIQQRLADMIEIMSHALAQGDAITFSRADGEFHSLLIQAAGNRMLDHLSGIVSAALHVSGGPVTGCDRTGEAALGHHARIVDALAVGDATGAESAMRQLLVGHLEVEHVVPAPREH